The Cygnus atratus isolate AKBS03 ecotype Queensland, Australia chromosome 7, CAtr_DNAZoo_HiC_assembly, whole genome shotgun sequence genome includes a window with the following:
- the ZSWIM8 gene encoding zinc finger SWIM domain-containing protein 8 isoform X3, producing MELMFAEWEDGERFSFEDSDHFEEDSLCSFISEAESLCQNWRGWRKQSAGPNSPTVKMKDGLVIPLVELSAKQVAFHIPFEVVEKVYPPVPEQLQLRIAFWSFPENEEDIRLYSCLANGSADEFQRGEQLFRVRAVKDPLQIGFHLSATVIPPQMVPPKGAYNVAVMFDRCRITSCSCTCGAGAKWCAHVVALCLFRIHNASAVCLRAPVSESLSRLQRDQLQKFAQYLISELPQQILPTAQRLLDELLSSQSTAINTVCGAPDPTAGPSASDQSTWYLDESTLSDNIKKTLHKFCGPSPVVFSDVNSMYLSSTEPPAAAEWACLLRPLRGREPEGIWNLLSIVREMFKRRDSNAAPLLEILTDQCLNYEQITGWWYSVRTSASHSSASGHTGRSNGQSEVAAHACASMCDEMVVLWRLAVLDPTISPQRRRDLCSQLRQWQLKVIDNVKRGQHKKSLEKLFQGFKPAVEACYFNWEEAYPIPGITYSSSDKKNSFCWVKAIQQRSCRLQCAETACEAGRAHGQEPGGSCLQPGDRLRPSPQEPAVRPKELTGKRKVVSEMPQRVLRRLSAEGDKAVYKTAVGKAKLPVSKGLTSKHSGKRRMSSEDSSLEPDLAEMSLDDSSLALGAEASNTFSFTESPLSRSYRDTFEEDGGVYFSEGPEPSVRSSSTAKKSSKDPVGEMGSGDDDLPSADENSGGVSLKPEEVGENGAAGGGDDGEEEDDYQVYYLNAQEVAKEDDDKAEGGNEEEQDIFAGIKPLEQENRMEILFACAEALYAHGYSNEACRLTVELARDLLANPPDLKVEQPPTKGKKNKVSTSKQTWMATNTLSKAAFLLTVLSERLEYHNLAFRIGMFALELQRPPASTKALEVKLAYQESEIVALLKKIPLVTNEMNTIRGRAEELREGTLCDYRPVLPLMLASFIFDVLCAPVVSPTGCRPPSRNWNNEMPGDEELGFEAAVAALGMKTTVSEAEHPLLCEGTRREKGDLALALMITYKDDQSKLKKILDKLLDRESQTHKPQTLSSFYSSSKPTVANQKSPSKHAAQSTAAIQQLPGTSVTQQPGVSPAVQSSPENFVEKSAQESSQRSPCEPAGEPTVLKQEGKVPSRLALGNRGGYNGRCWGSPVRQKKKHTGMASIDSSAPETTSDSSPTLSRRPLRGGWATTSWGRGQDSDSISSSSSDSLGSSSSSGSRRASGGARAKTVEVGRYKGRRLESHAPHVPNQPSEAAAHFYFELAKTVLIKAGGNSSTSIFTHPSSSGGHQGPHRNLHLCAFEIGLYALGLHNFVSPNWLSRTYSSHVSWITGQAMEIGSAALNILVECWDGHLTPPEVASLADRASRARDSNMVRAAAELALSCLPHAHALNPNEIQRALVQCKEQDNLMLEKACMAVEEAAKGGGVYPEVLFEVAHQWYWLYEQTVGGTPAQREGATGCSASGARAASEATRGLADNRVTTEPTTVTVAAAVTAAATVMPVISVGSTMYQQHTMAGPAMAHTHTQGLHPYTTLQTHIPCNPQYIGHTIQHMPRPAVFPVPGSAYPQGVHPAFIGAQYPYSVTTPSLAATAVSFPGVPVPSMTQIAVHPYHSETGLSLSSNVASVNYVHQFCVGAAKGVLSPFVLQEIIMEALQRLNPAHVHNHLRTPAFHQLVQRCQQAYLQYIHHRLIHLIPADYDDFVNAIRSARSAFCLTPVGMMQFNDILQNLKRSKQTKELWQRVSLEMTTFSP from the exons GTTTCCATCTGAGCGCCACTGTGATACCCCCACAGATGGTGCCGCCCAAAGGTGCATACAACGTGGCAGTTATGTTTGACCGATGCAGGATCACGTCATGCAGCTGTACCTGCGGAGCTGGGGCCAAGTGGTGTGCTCATGTCGTGGCGCTCTGCCTCTTCCGGATACACAAT gcaTCTGCGGTATGCTTACGAGCACCTGTTTCTGAGTCCTTGTCTCGGCTACAAAGAGACCAATTGCAAAAATTTGCTCAGTACCTAATCAGTGAACTTCCACAACAG ATTCTTCCAACTGCTCAGCGCTTGCTCGATGAGCTGTTATCTTCTCAGTCCACTGCCATCAACACAGTGTGTGGAGCCCCAG ATCCCACTGCTGGACCCTCTGCATCAGATCAAAGCACTTGGTACTTAGATGAATCTACTCTGAGTGACAACATAAAGAAAACCCTTCATAAATTCTGTGGACCCTCGCCTGTTGTTTTCAG TGATGTGAATTCGATGTATCTCTCTTCCACGgagccaccagctgctgctgagtggGCCTGTCTCCTGCGTCCCCTGCGAGGAAGGGAGCCTGAGGGAATCTGGAACCTGCTTTCTATCGTGCGGGAGATGTTTAAGAGACGGGACAGCAATGCTGCTCCTTTGCTGGAGATTCTGACTGACCAGTGTCTCAACTATGAACAG ataACAGGCTGGTGGTACAGTGTGAGAACATCTGCATCACACAGCAGTGCTAGCGGCCACACCGGGCGCAGCAATGGCCAGTCAGAAGTAGCTGCTCATGCCTGTGCGAGTATGTGTGATGAGATGGTGGTTCTTTGGAGGCTGGCTGTCCTAGACCCAACTATTAGTCCACAGAG GCGCAGGGACCTTTGCTCACAGCTCAGACAGTGGCAGCTGAAAGTCATAGATAACGTTAAGAGGGGTCAGCACAAGAAATCACTGGAGAAGCTATTTCAGGGTTTCAAGCCAGCAGTGGAAGCCTGTTACTTCAACTGGGAGGAAGCTTATCCCATTCCTGGGATCACCTATAGCAGCTCTGACAAGAAGAACTCTTTCTGTTGGGTAAAGGCCAtccagcagaggagctgccgGTTGCAGTGTGCAGAAACTGCTTGCGAGGCTGGTAGAGCCCATGGACAGGAGCCTGGGGGATCATGTCTAcagcctggggacaggctgCGTCCCTCTCCCCAGGAGCCAGCGGTTCGCCCGAAGGAACTCACTGGAAAGCGGAAAGTTGTGTCTGAAATGCCACAGAGAGTTCTGAGACGACTTTCAGCAGAAGGTGATAAAGCTGTGTATAAGACTGCAGTGGGCAAAGCCAAATTGCCAGTGAGCAAAGGCTTGACCAGTAAACATAGTGGGAAACGGCGCATGAGCAGTGAAGACAGCTCCCTAGAGCCAGACTTAGCAGAGATGAGCCTGGATGACAGCAGCTTGGCTCTGGGGGCAGAAGCCAGCAACACGTTTAGTTTTACAGAAAGCCCACTGAGCAGGAGCTACAGGGATACCTTTGAGGAAGATGGTGGGGTGTACTTCTCCGAGGGACCTGAGCCAAGTGTCAGGAGCAGTTCCACGGCCAAGAAATCATCCAAGGATCCTGTGGGGGAAATGGGTAGTGGTGATGATGATCTGCCTTCTGCAGACGAGAACAGCGGCGGTGTGAGCCTGAAGCCAGAAGAAGTAGGAGAGAATGGTGCAGCAGGGGGAGGGGAcgatggagaagaggaagacGATTACCAGGTGTACTATCTGAATGCACAAGAGGTAGCCAAGGAAGATGATGACAAAGCTGAAGGGGGGAATGAAGAGGAGCAGGATATATTTGCTGGTATAAAGCCTCTGGAGCAGGAAAACCGGATGGAG ATCCTGTTTGCCTGCGCAGAGGCCCTGTATGCACATGGATACAGCAATGAAGCATGTCGCTTAACTGTAGAGCTTGCCAGGGACCTGTTAGCCAACCCTCCAGATCTCAAAGTGGAACAGCCACCAACTAAG GgcaaaaagaacaaagtatCAACCAGCAAGCAGACGTGGATGGCAACCAACACCTTGTccaaagctgctttcctgctgacTGTGTTGAGTGAGCGGCTGGAGTACCACAACCTGGCCTTTCGAATAGGAATGTTTGCTCTGGAGCTGCAGAGACCACCTGCTTCTACCAAGGCTCTGGAg GTGAAGCTGGCTTATCAGGAGTCTGAGATTGTAGCCCTCTTGAAGAAGATTCCCTTGGTCACTAATGAGATGAATACTATTCGAGGAAGAGCTGAAGAACTTCGAGAAGGAACATTATGTGATTATCGTCCAGTCCTGCCTCTTATGTTGGCTAGCTTCATATTTGATGTCCTGTGCGCTCCAG TGGTTTCTCCTACAGGTTGTAGACCCCCAAGTCGTAATTGGAATAATGAAATGCCTGGAGATGAAGAGCTTGGTTTTgaagcagctgtggctgctctTG GCATGAAGACAACTGTCAGTGAAGCAGAACATCCTCTGTTGTGTGAAGGCACCCGAAGGGAGAAGGGTGATCTGGCACTAGCCCTGATGATTACTTACAAGGATGATCAGTCTAAGCTGAAGAAG ATTTTAGACAAACTCCTGGACAGAGAGAGTCAGACTCACAAGCCACAGACTCTGAGTTCCTTCTACTCCTCCAGCAAGCCTACAGTAGCAAATCAAAAATCTCCTTCCAAACACGCAGCCCAGTCCACTGCAGCTATCCAGCAGCTTCCAGGGACTTCTGTCACTCAGCAACCTGGTGTAAGCCCAGCAGTCCAGAGCAGTCCTGAGAACTTTGTGGAGAAGAGTGCACAGG AGAGCTCTCAGAGGTCCCCCTGTGAGCCAGCTGGTGAGCCCACTGTCCTGAAGCAAGAGGGAAAGGTGCCCAGTCGTCTGGCCCTTGGAAATCGAGGTGGATACAATGGGAGATGCTGGGGTTCACCTGTtagacagaagaagaaacacacaG GCATGGCTAGCATTGACAGCAGTGCTCCTGAAACCACCTCTGACAGTTCTCCAACGCTCAGTCGGCGACCACTACGCGGGGGGTGGGCAACAACATCGTGGGGCAGAGGACAGGACAGTGACAGCATCAGCAGTTCTTCGAGTGATTCGCTGGGATCTTCCTCTTCCAGTGGCAGTAGGAGAGCCAGTGGGGGAGCCCGTGCAAAGACTGTGGAAGTTGGCAG GTATAAAGGGAGGCGGCTGGAGAGCCATGCTCCTCATGTTCCAAACCAGCCGTCAGAGGCAGCTGCTCACTTCTACTTTGAATTGGCCAAGACAGTCCTCATCAAAGCTGGTGGAAACAGTAGTACCTCCATCTTCACCCACCCTTCCTCCAGTGGTGGGCACCAGGGACCACACCGCAACCTTCACCTCTGCGCCTTTGAGATCGGGCTGTATGCACTAGGGCTGCACAACTTTGTGTCCCCCAACTGGCTTTCTCGAACTTACTCCTCCCATGTCTCCTGGATCACAG GGCAGGCTATGGAGATTGGTAGCGCAGCCTTGAACATCTTGGTGGAGTGTTGGGATGGACATCTGACGCCCCCGGAGGTGGCATCGTTGGCAGACAGAGCCTCGCGGGCCAGAGACTCCAACATGGTGCGGGCAGCTGCTGAACTGGCGCTCAGCTGCCTGCCCCACGCCCACGCCCTGAACCCAAATGAGATCCAGAGGGCTCTGGTGCAGTGCAAAGAACAG GACAATCTGATGCTGGAAAAGGCCTGTATGGCAGTAGAAGAGGCAGCAAAGGGAGGCGGTGTGTATCCAGAAGTCCTCTTTGAAGTAGCTCACCAGTGGTACTGGCTTTATGAACAGACTGTTGGTGGGACTCCGGCCCAGAGAGAAGGTGCCACGGGCTGCAGCGCAAGTGGTGCGCGGGCTGCCTCCGAAGCAACACGAGGGTTGGCAGACAACCGGGTGACCACTGAGCCAACCACTGTAACAGTAGCAGCTGCGGTGACTGCAGCAGCAACGGTCATGCCAGTGATCTCTGTGGGATCAACCATGTACCAGCAGCACACAATGGCAGGGCCAGCGAtggcgcacacacacacgcagggCCTCCACCCTTACACCACCCTTCAGACTCACATTCCCTGTAATCCCCAGTATATCGGACACACTATCCAGCACATGCCACGTCCAGCTGTCTTCCCAGTGCCTGGCTCAGCATACCCACAG GGTGTCCATCCAGCGTTCATAGGAGCTCAGTACCCTTACTCGGTAACAACGCCATCATTGGCAGCTACAGCAGTGTCATTCCCTGGTGTGCCAGTCCCATCCATGACGCAGATTGCGGTGCATCCCTATCACAGCGAGACGGGACTGTCACTGTCTTCCAATGTAGCGA GTGTAAACTACGTGCATCAGTTTTGTGTTGGTGCAGCCAAAGGGGTGCTGAGCCCTTTTGTGCTGCAGGAGATCATCATGGAAGCTCTACAGCGGCTCAACCCTGCCCATGTGCACAACCACCTGCGCACCCCAGCCTTCCACCAGCTGGTGCAGAGGTGCCAGCAGGCCTACTTGCAG TACATCCATCACCGGCTGATCCATCTAATTCCAGCTGACTACGATGACTTTGTGAATGCCATCCGCAGCGCCAGAAGCGCCTTCTGCCTGACTCCCGTGGGCATGATGCAGTTTAATGATATTCTCCAGAACCTAAAGCGCAGCAAGCAGACAAAGGAACTGTGGCAAAGGGTGTCTCTGGAAATGACCACCTTCTCACCATGA
- the ZSWIM8 gene encoding zinc finger SWIM domain-containing protein 8 isoform X2: MELMFAEWEDGERFSFEDSDHFEEDSLCSFISEAESLCQNWRGWRKQSAGPNSPTVKMKDGLVIPLVELSAKQVAFHIPFEVVEKVYPPVPEQLQLRIAFWSFPENEEDIRLYSCLANGSADEFQRGEQLFRVRAVKDPLQIGFHLSATVIPPQMVPPKGAYNVAVMFDRCRITSCSCTCGAGAKWCAHVVALCLFRIHNASAVCLRAPVSESLSRLQRDQLQKFAQYLISELPQQILPTAQRLLDELLSSQSTAINTVCGAPDPTAGPSASDQSTWYLDESTLSDNIKKTLHKFCGPSPVVFSDVNSMYLSSTEPPAAAEWACLLRPLRGREPEGIWNLLSIVREMFKRRDSNAAPLLEILTDQCLNYEQITGWWYSVRTSASHSSASGHTGRSNGQSEVAAHACASMCDEMVVLWRLAVLDPTISPQRRRDLCSQLRQWQLKVIDNVKRGQHKKSLEKLFQGFKPAVEACYFNWEEAYPIPGITYSSSDKKNSFCWVKAIQQRSCRLQCAETACEAGRAHGQEPGGSCLQPGDRLRPSPQEPAVRPKELTGKRKVVSEMPQRVLRRLSAEGDKAVYKTAVGKAKLPVSKGLTSKHSGKRRMSSEDSSLEPDLAEMSLDDSSLALGAEASNTFSFTESPLSRSYRDTFEEDGGVYFSEGPEPSVRSSSTAKKSSKDPVGEMGSGDDDLPSADENSGGVSLKPEEVGENGAAGGGDDGEEEDDYQVYYLNAQEVAKEDDDKAEGGNEEEQDIFAGIKPLEQENRMEILFACAEALYAHGYSNEACRLTVELARDLLANPPDLKVEQPPTKGKKNKVSTSKQTWMATNTLSKAAFLLTVLSERLEYHNLAFRIGMFALELQRPPASTKALEVKLAYQESEIVALLKKIPLVTNEMNTIRGRAEELREGTLCDYRPVLPLMLASFIFDVLCAPVVSPTGCRPPSRNWNNEMPGDEELGFEAAVAALGMKTTVSEAEHPLLCEGTRREKGDLALALMITYKDDQSKLKKILDKLLDRESQTHKPQTLSSFYSSSKPTVANQKSPSKHAAQSTAAIQQLPGTSVTQQPGVSPAVQSSPENFVEKSAQESSQRSPCEPAGEPTVLKQEGKVPSRLALGNRGGYNGRCWGSPVRQKKKHTGMASIDSSAPETTSDSSPTLSRRPLRGGWATTSWGRGQDSDSISSSSSDSLGSSSSSGSRRASGGARAKTVEVGRYKGRRLESHAPHVPNQPSEAAAHFYFELAKTVLIKAGGNSSTSIFTHPSSSGGHQGPHRNLHLCAFEIGLYALGLHNFVSPNWLSRTYSSHVSWITGQAMEIGSAALNILVECWDGHLTPPEVASLADRASRARDSNMVRAAAELALSCLPHAHALNPNEIQRALVQCKEQDNLMLEKACMAVEEAAKGGGVYPEVLFEVAHQWYWLYEQTVGGTPAQREGATGCSASGARAASEATRGLADNRVTTEPTTVTVAAAVTAAATVMPVISVGSTMYQQHTMAGPAMAHTHTQGLHPYTTLQTHIPCNPQYIGHTIQHMPRPAVFPVPGSAYPQGVHPAFIGAQYPYSVTTPSLAATAVSFPGVPVPSMTQIAVHPYHSETGLSLSSNVARMLALEMLGRRAHNDHPNNFSRSPPYTEDVKWLLGLAAKLGVNYVHQFCVGAAKGVLSPFVLQEIIMEALQRLNPAHVHNHLRTPAFHQLVQRCQQAYLQYIHHRLIHLIPADYDDFVNAIRSARSAFCLTPVGMMQFNDILQNLKRSKQTKELWQRVSLEMTTFSP, encoded by the exons GTTTCCATCTGAGCGCCACTGTGATACCCCCACAGATGGTGCCGCCCAAAGGTGCATACAACGTGGCAGTTATGTTTGACCGATGCAGGATCACGTCATGCAGCTGTACCTGCGGAGCTGGGGCCAAGTGGTGTGCTCATGTCGTGGCGCTCTGCCTCTTCCGGATACACAAT gcaTCTGCGGTATGCTTACGAGCACCTGTTTCTGAGTCCTTGTCTCGGCTACAAAGAGACCAATTGCAAAAATTTGCTCAGTACCTAATCAGTGAACTTCCACAACAG ATTCTTCCAACTGCTCAGCGCTTGCTCGATGAGCTGTTATCTTCTCAGTCCACTGCCATCAACACAGTGTGTGGAGCCCCAG ATCCCACTGCTGGACCCTCTGCATCAGATCAAAGCACTTGGTACTTAGATGAATCTACTCTGAGTGACAACATAAAGAAAACCCTTCATAAATTCTGTGGACCCTCGCCTGTTGTTTTCAG TGATGTGAATTCGATGTATCTCTCTTCCACGgagccaccagctgctgctgagtggGCCTGTCTCCTGCGTCCCCTGCGAGGAAGGGAGCCTGAGGGAATCTGGAACCTGCTTTCTATCGTGCGGGAGATGTTTAAGAGACGGGACAGCAATGCTGCTCCTTTGCTGGAGATTCTGACTGACCAGTGTCTCAACTATGAACAG ataACAGGCTGGTGGTACAGTGTGAGAACATCTGCATCACACAGCAGTGCTAGCGGCCACACCGGGCGCAGCAATGGCCAGTCAGAAGTAGCTGCTCATGCCTGTGCGAGTATGTGTGATGAGATGGTGGTTCTTTGGAGGCTGGCTGTCCTAGACCCAACTATTAGTCCACAGAG GCGCAGGGACCTTTGCTCACAGCTCAGACAGTGGCAGCTGAAAGTCATAGATAACGTTAAGAGGGGTCAGCACAAGAAATCACTGGAGAAGCTATTTCAGGGTTTCAAGCCAGCAGTGGAAGCCTGTTACTTCAACTGGGAGGAAGCTTATCCCATTCCTGGGATCACCTATAGCAGCTCTGACAAGAAGAACTCTTTCTGTTGGGTAAAGGCCAtccagcagaggagctgccgGTTGCAGTGTGCAGAAACTGCTTGCGAGGCTGGTAGAGCCCATGGACAGGAGCCTGGGGGATCATGTCTAcagcctggggacaggctgCGTCCCTCTCCCCAGGAGCCAGCGGTTCGCCCGAAGGAACTCACTGGAAAGCGGAAAGTTGTGTCTGAAATGCCACAGAGAGTTCTGAGACGACTTTCAGCAGAAGGTGATAAAGCTGTGTATAAGACTGCAGTGGGCAAAGCCAAATTGCCAGTGAGCAAAGGCTTGACCAGTAAACATAGTGGGAAACGGCGCATGAGCAGTGAAGACAGCTCCCTAGAGCCAGACTTAGCAGAGATGAGCCTGGATGACAGCAGCTTGGCTCTGGGGGCAGAAGCCAGCAACACGTTTAGTTTTACAGAAAGCCCACTGAGCAGGAGCTACAGGGATACCTTTGAGGAAGATGGTGGGGTGTACTTCTCCGAGGGACCTGAGCCAAGTGTCAGGAGCAGTTCCACGGCCAAGAAATCATCCAAGGATCCTGTGGGGGAAATGGGTAGTGGTGATGATGATCTGCCTTCTGCAGACGAGAACAGCGGCGGTGTGAGCCTGAAGCCAGAAGAAGTAGGAGAGAATGGTGCAGCAGGGGGAGGGGAcgatggagaagaggaagacGATTACCAGGTGTACTATCTGAATGCACAAGAGGTAGCCAAGGAAGATGATGACAAAGCTGAAGGGGGGAATGAAGAGGAGCAGGATATATTTGCTGGTATAAAGCCTCTGGAGCAGGAAAACCGGATGGAG ATCCTGTTTGCCTGCGCAGAGGCCCTGTATGCACATGGATACAGCAATGAAGCATGTCGCTTAACTGTAGAGCTTGCCAGGGACCTGTTAGCCAACCCTCCAGATCTCAAAGTGGAACAGCCACCAACTAAG GgcaaaaagaacaaagtatCAACCAGCAAGCAGACGTGGATGGCAACCAACACCTTGTccaaagctgctttcctgctgacTGTGTTGAGTGAGCGGCTGGAGTACCACAACCTGGCCTTTCGAATAGGAATGTTTGCTCTGGAGCTGCAGAGACCACCTGCTTCTACCAAGGCTCTGGAg GTGAAGCTGGCTTATCAGGAGTCTGAGATTGTAGCCCTCTTGAAGAAGATTCCCTTGGTCACTAATGAGATGAATACTATTCGAGGAAGAGCTGAAGAACTTCGAGAAGGAACATTATGTGATTATCGTCCAGTCCTGCCTCTTATGTTGGCTAGCTTCATATTTGATGTCCTGTGCGCTCCAG TGGTTTCTCCTACAGGTTGTAGACCCCCAAGTCGTAATTGGAATAATGAAATGCCTGGAGATGAAGAGCTTGGTTTTgaagcagctgtggctgctctTG GCATGAAGACAACTGTCAGTGAAGCAGAACATCCTCTGTTGTGTGAAGGCACCCGAAGGGAGAAGGGTGATCTGGCACTAGCCCTGATGATTACTTACAAGGATGATCAGTCTAAGCTGAAGAAG ATTTTAGACAAACTCCTGGACAGAGAGAGTCAGACTCACAAGCCACAGACTCTGAGTTCCTTCTACTCCTCCAGCAAGCCTACAGTAGCAAATCAAAAATCTCCTTCCAAACACGCAGCCCAGTCCACTGCAGCTATCCAGCAGCTTCCAGGGACTTCTGTCACTCAGCAACCTGGTGTAAGCCCAGCAGTCCAGAGCAGTCCTGAGAACTTTGTGGAGAAGAGTGCACAGG AGAGCTCTCAGAGGTCCCCCTGTGAGCCAGCTGGTGAGCCCACTGTCCTGAAGCAAGAGGGAAAGGTGCCCAGTCGTCTGGCCCTTGGAAATCGAGGTGGATACAATGGGAGATGCTGGGGTTCACCTGTtagacagaagaagaaacacacaG GCATGGCTAGCATTGACAGCAGTGCTCCTGAAACCACCTCTGACAGTTCTCCAACGCTCAGTCGGCGACCACTACGCGGGGGGTGGGCAACAACATCGTGGGGCAGAGGACAGGACAGTGACAGCATCAGCAGTTCTTCGAGTGATTCGCTGGGATCTTCCTCTTCCAGTGGCAGTAGGAGAGCCAGTGGGGGAGCCCGTGCAAAGACTGTGGAAGTTGGCAG GTATAAAGGGAGGCGGCTGGAGAGCCATGCTCCTCATGTTCCAAACCAGCCGTCAGAGGCAGCTGCTCACTTCTACTTTGAATTGGCCAAGACAGTCCTCATCAAAGCTGGTGGAAACAGTAGTACCTCCATCTTCACCCACCCTTCCTCCAGTGGTGGGCACCAGGGACCACACCGCAACCTTCACCTCTGCGCCTTTGAGATCGGGCTGTATGCACTAGGGCTGCACAACTTTGTGTCCCCCAACTGGCTTTCTCGAACTTACTCCTCCCATGTCTCCTGGATCACAG GGCAGGCTATGGAGATTGGTAGCGCAGCCTTGAACATCTTGGTGGAGTGTTGGGATGGACATCTGACGCCCCCGGAGGTGGCATCGTTGGCAGACAGAGCCTCGCGGGCCAGAGACTCCAACATGGTGCGGGCAGCTGCTGAACTGGCGCTCAGCTGCCTGCCCCACGCCCACGCCCTGAACCCAAATGAGATCCAGAGGGCTCTGGTGCAGTGCAAAGAACAG GACAATCTGATGCTGGAAAAGGCCTGTATGGCAGTAGAAGAGGCAGCAAAGGGAGGCGGTGTGTATCCAGAAGTCCTCTTTGAAGTAGCTCACCAGTGGTACTGGCTTTATGAACAGACTGTTGGTGGGACTCCGGCCCAGAGAGAAGGTGCCACGGGCTGCAGCGCAAGTGGTGCGCGGGCTGCCTCCGAAGCAACACGAGGGTTGGCAGACAACCGGGTGACCACTGAGCCAACCACTGTAACAGTAGCAGCTGCGGTGACTGCAGCAGCAACGGTCATGCCAGTGATCTCTGTGGGATCAACCATGTACCAGCAGCACACAATGGCAGGGCCAGCGAtggcgcacacacacacgcagggCCTCCACCCTTACACCACCCTTCAGACTCACATTCCCTGTAATCCCCAGTATATCGGACACACTATCCAGCACATGCCACGTCCAGCTGTCTTCCCAGTGCCTGGCTCAGCATACCCACAG GGTGTCCATCCAGCGTTCATAGGAGCTCAGTACCCTTACTCGGTAACAACGCCATCATTGGCAGCTACAGCAGTGTCATTCCCTGGTGTGCCAGTCCCATCCATGACGCAGATTGCGGTGCATCCCTATCACAGCGAGACGGGACTGTCACTGTCTTCCAATGTAGCGA GGATGCTGGCTCTGGAGATGCTTGGCCGAAGAGCTCACAACGACCATCCCAACAACTTCTCCCGCAGCCCACCCTACACGGAGGATGTAAAATGGCTCCTTGGGTTAGCTGCAAAGTTAG GTGTAAACTACGTGCATCAGTTTTGTGTTGGTGCAGCCAAAGGGGTGCTGAGCCCTTTTGTGCTGCAGGAGATCATCATGGAAGCTCTACAGCGGCTCAACCCTGCCCATGTGCACAACCACCTGCGCACCCCAGCCTTCCACCAGCTGGTGCAGAGGTGCCAGCAGGCCTACTTGCAG TACATCCATCACCGGCTGATCCATCTAATTCCAGCTGACTACGATGACTTTGTGAATGCCATCCGCAGCGCCAGAAGCGCCTTCTGCCTGACTCCCGTGGGCATGATGCAGTTTAATGATATTCTCCAGAACCTAAAGCGCAGCAAGCAGACAAAGGAACTGTGGCAAAGGGTGTCTCTGGAAATGACCACCTTCTCACCATGA